From the Mangifera indica cultivar Alphonso chromosome 10, CATAS_Mindica_2.1, whole genome shotgun sequence genome, one window contains:
- the LOC123226923 gene encoding ACT domain-containing protein ACR9, with the protein MDIPSDDVVLIQLGNAPGQPTEISVNCPDKAGLGCDLCRIILEFGLCIIRGDFSTDGRWCYIVLWVEPNTSSYRVDWESLKNRLLSVCPSCLGSYYFTQPSSNSSQPSLYLLKYSCLDRKGLLHDVTKILSELEFTIQRVKVMTTPDGRVVDLFFITDGMELLHTKKRRDDTCELLMTVLGESSISCELQLAGPEYESLQGFSSLPPAIEEELFNQLPNKEDCLQALSMQTMTVNTAAIIVDNKLSPAHTLLQIKCADQKGLFYDILRTSKDLDIQIAYGRISSSVKGYREMDLFIQLTDGKKIVDPKQQTVLCSHLKEGMIHPLRVIVTNRGPDTELLVANPVERSGKGRPRVFYDVTLALKILGICIFSAEIGRHSTSERQWEVYRFLLDESPELPLASTRARSQITDRVRKTLMGW; encoded by the exons ATGGACATTCCCTCCGACGACGTCGTGTTAATCCAACTTGGGAACGCCCCAGGTCAGCCCACAGAAATCAGCGTTAATTGCCCCGACAAGGCCGGCCTCGGCTGCGATCTCTGTCGAATCATTCTCGAGTTCGGCCTCTGCATTATACGAGGAG ACTTTTCCACAGATGGAAGGTGGTGCTATATAGTGTTGTGGGTTGAGCCCAACACGAGTTCTTATAGAGTTGATTGGGAAAGCTTGAAGAATCGTTTGTTATCTGTGTGCCCTTCATGTTTGGGTTCGTATTATTTTACCCAGCCTTCAAGTAATTCCTCGCAGCCTTCTCTGTATTTGCTCAAGTATAGTTGCCTTGACCGCAAAGGATTACTTCATG ATGTTACTAAAATTCTTAGTGAGCTTGAGTTTACAATCCAAAGAGTTAAAGTGATGACAACCCCGGATGGCAGAGTGGTGGACTTGTTCTTTATCACAGATGGAAT GGAGCTTTTGCACACAAAAAAGAGACGGGATGATACTTGTGAACTTCTAATGACTGTTTTAGGCGAGTCTTCTATCAGCTGTGAACTTCAGTTGGCTGGGCCGGAATATGAATCTCTGCAGGGTTTCTCTTCTCTCCCACCAGCAATAGAAGAAGAATTATTCAACCAGCTTCCCAATAAGGAAGACTGCTTGCAAGCACTTAGCATGCAGACAATGACAGTAAACACGGCCGCCATTATAGTGGATAATAAATTAAGCCCAGCTCATACCTTGCTACAAATTAAGTGTGCAGATCAAAAAGGTCtcttttatgatattttgagGACTTCAAAGGACTTAGATATTCAG ATCGCTTATGGTAGAATCTCCTCAAGTGTGAAAGGCTACCGGGAAATGGATCTATTTATTCAGCTAACAGATGGGAAGAAAATTGTGGATCCCAAGCAGCAGACTGTTCTGTGTTCTCATCTGAAGGAAGGGATGATTCATCCCTTGCGGGTGATTGTCACCAACCGAGGCCCAGATACTGAACTCCTGGTTGCTAATCCTGTTGAACGATCTGGAAAGGGAAGACCCCGTGTCTTTTATGATGTTACATTGGCCCTAAAGATATTAGGAATATGTATTTTTTCG GCTGAAATCGGAAGACACTCAACTTCAGAACGCCAGTGGGAAGTTTACAGATTCCTTCTGGACGAAAGTCCTGAGTTACCATTAGCAAGCACGCGAGCTAGGAGTCAGATTACGGATAGAGTAAGGAAAACATTGATGGGATGGTGA
- the LOC123227146 gene encoding enoyl-CoA delta isomerase 1, peroxisomal, which yields MCTLEKRGNVYILTLTGPGEHRLSPAMIDSIQTTVRRVKVDPAASSAVLITTAQGKFFSNGYDLAWAKSIQSNFQLMSSKLRSLISDLISLPMPTIAAITGHASAAGLIFALSHDYILMRKDRGFLYMSELDIGLKIPAWFMAVIKNKVGEPMARRDMVLRAAKLTAKEAVEKKIIDAAYDSAEETIRAAVDLGEELVRRKWDGHVYAQNRVVILKEVLENGDR from the coding sequence ATGTGTACGCTAGAAAAGCGAGGAAACGTCTATATTCTAACTCTCACCGGCCCGGGCGAGCACCGGCTCAGCCCAGCAATGATCGATTCGATTCAGACCACAGTGCGTCGAGTTAAAGTGGACCCCGCTGCCTCGTCGGCAGTTCTCATCACAACAGCCCAAGGCAAGTTCTTTTCCAACGGTTACGATCTCGCGTGGGCCAAATCGATCCAATCAAATTTCCAACTCATGTCGTCGAAGCTCCGTTCTCTCATCTCGGATTTGATTTCGCTTCCGATGCCGACGATAGCCGCCATCACGGGACACGCGTCAGCTGCAGGATTGATTTTCGCTTTGAGTCATGACTACATCTTGATGAGAAAAGATAGAGGGTTTTTGTATATGAGTGAACTGGATATCGGTCTAAAGATTCCAGCTTGGTTTATGGCAGTTATTAAGAATAAGGTCGGTGAGCCGATGGCTCGGCGCGATATGGTGTTGAGAGCAGCTAAGTTGACAGCTAAGGAGGCCGTAGAGAAGAAGATTATTGATGCGGCGTACGACAGTGCGGAGGAGACGATAAGGGCTGCAGTTGACTTGGGAGAGGAGTTAGTCAGAAGGAAGTGGGATGGACACGTATACGCCCAGAATCGGGTGGTCATTTTAAAAGAAGTTTTGGAAAATGGCGACAGATGA